The following proteins are encoded in a genomic region of Necator americanus strain Aroian chromosome II, whole genome shotgun sequence:
- a CDS encoding hypothetical protein (NECATOR_CHRII.G4958.T3): protein MGDDEVCVSCKSEITPEKPGCTALDQIFHVACFKCKKCDTRLAGASFYNIENDPICEKCYVDSLEKCSKCCKPISDRLLRAVGGTYHVDCFTCTNCSRTLDGVPFTTDAQNNVHCVPCFHEKFAPRCAVCQKGIVPQEGEKESVRVVAMDKSFHPSCYKCEDCGLLLSSKVEGAGCYPLDSHLYCKTCNMNRLRMQATA, encoded by the exons ATGGGTGACGATGAAG TCTGCGTTTCGTGCAAATCTGAAATCACCCCCGAAAAGCCTGGATGCACGGCGTTGGATCAG ATATTCCACGTAGCCTGcttcaaatgcaaaaaatgcgATACAAGACTTGCTGGTGCCTCATTTTACAATATCGAAAATGATCCGATTTGTGAAAAATGCTATGTG GACTCGTTAGAGAAATGTTCGAAATGTTGCAAGCCAATCTCGGATCGACTATTACGCGCCGTTGGTGGAACATACCATGTCGATTGCTTCACATGTACGAATTGCAGTAGGACATTGGATGGTGTTCCGTTTACTACCGATGCGCAAAACAACGTACATTGTGTGCCCTGTTTCCATGA gaaaTTCGCTCCTCGTTGTGCCGTCTGTCAGAAAGGAATCGTTCCGCAAGAGGGTGAAAAAGAATCCGTGCGAGTCGTTGCCATGGATAAATCCTTCCATCCGAGCTGTTACAAATGTGAAGATTGCGGACTTCTCTTGTCCAGTAAG gtCGAAGGAGCTGGTTGCTATCCTCTCGACTCCCATCTGTACTGCAAGACGTGTAACATGAATCGGCTGCGTATGCAGGCTACTGCATAA
- a CDS encoding hypothetical protein (NECATOR_CHRII.G4958.T2), producing the protein MAKVCVSCKSEITPEKPGCTALDQIFHVACFKCKKCDTRLAGASFYNIENDPICEKCYVDSLEKCSKCCKPISDRLLRAVGGTYHVDCFTCTNCSRTLDGVPFTTDAQNNVHCVPCFHEKFAPRCAVCQKGIVPQEGEKESVRVVAMDKSFHPSCYKCEDCGLLLSSKVEGAGCYPLDSHLYCKTCNMNRLRMQATA; encoded by the exons ATGGCTAAAG TCTGCGTTTCGTGCAAATCTGAAATCACCCCCGAAAAGCCTGGATGCACGGCGTTGGATCAG ATATTCCACGTAGCCTGcttcaaatgcaaaaaatgcgATACAAGACTTGCTGGTGCCTCATTTTACAATATCGAAAATGATCCGATTTGTGAAAAATGCTATGTG GACTCGTTAGAGAAATGTTCGAAATGTTGCAAGCCAATCTCGGATCGACTATTACGCGCCGTTGGTGGAACATACCATGTCGATTGCTTCACATGTACGAATTGCAGTAGGACATTGGATGGTGTTCCGTTTACTACCGATGCGCAAAACAACGTACATTGTGTGCCCTGTTTCCATGA gaaaTTCGCTCCTCGTTGTGCCGTCTGTCAGAAAGGAATCGTTCCGCAAGAGGGTGAAAAAGAATCCGTGCGAGTCGTTGCCATGGATAAATCCTTCCATCCGAGCTGTTACAAATGTGAAGATTGCGGACTTCTCTTGTCCAGTAAG gtCGAAGGAGCTGGTTGCTATCCTCTCGACTCCCATCTGTACTGCAAGACGTGTAACATGAATCGGCTGCGTATGCAGGCTACTGCATAA